Below is a window of Malania oleifera isolate guangnan ecotype guangnan chromosome 1, ASM2987363v1, whole genome shotgun sequence DNA.
atcatgTGATAGAAATGATAGTGAAaacatgcctacttatgaggaattgcaagttgaatgtGTTAAAACTCATAAGTCTTTTGTTAAAACACTTGAACGCTacaatgttttgaaaaacaagaatgaggcatcattgaaagaacttgaatcacaaattcttgttaataaagaaaatgatttgaaaatcactAATTTGGAAAACAAGAATCCTATGCTACAAAAAGAGCTTAAAGAcgtaagatcccaacttacaattgaaaatgaaaaggatcttcatatccttgatcttgaaaataaagaaaacaatatgtctaaagaacttatgaaactttagaatgttggcaaagaattgaaaaactcaaaaatccaagatctagagaagaaaattgaagatcaatctaagatcatctatacatttactaaaggaaaagaaaattgatAAACTcttaggtgcacaaaagatgaccttagataagaaaggtataggttataatgggattgaaaataagaaaataaagaacctatacatggggtactttgtaaaagaatcaaaacattatgctagtacctcttctagtccatacactcacaccacttgcatcttatgtaaaaagaaggggcacataaaatttgattgcccatttaaaagaaaaggtgtgaaacccaaacaagtatggaaaattaaagaatcaccaactcctaacccatcaagaataaaaggtagaaaagtgatatgggttgttaagaaagaaaaccccttgaaattcaaggaagaattcaCTCAAaaaggaattacatgatcacataattcttccttagcgtttaggattagccatagggggtagtgttgacaAAAGGCataggaagtggttcgggctgaaaatgtaaaatcttagtatatgtccactatttaaaatcttacgTACTAAGTATTTGGAAAGTCAAGCCAATGCagaaattcaagcaaaataaccaatctggacttaatgcatatattcattggttcaaatatgaaatcattggctgcttgaataaaaattcacttccaaatggacatgacatgtttgccttgtatttaaatttcaaatttcttaactttcacttaaatatgaatatctaacgttaagcatactttgtccattgcacaagtttgagttttaggaaatgaaattaaaaatcatgtcctaaactcatcttgaaagcctaaaatgcctaataaaatgtttagtcgttactctaggcttaaagcactattgataataaattccaaatatttctggtgcttattaaaagacatccttccataatcaagaTTAGGGGCAACCACTAGGGAAGTCAAGTTTCactgttaaataaaaaaaaattccctttgagcttaaattataaatcctctaattttggtttatgtcCTTCATAGGGAATCTTTAtcaaccacgatcacatcaggtaaagatccaccctcttattggtttgtatccttgctccaaatttgtgatcatatctaaaggatactttccaatcattAGAGAGCAGtgtttcaaaattcatactcttctagttgctctttatctaaattgtttggacatatcctcttctatgcaaatatcttgaatcatgtccattcataatgaatactctttgaagaaaacataaattttaatttttcataagagtattaattcaaaatttcatttataagctctcaaacaataaataaaatccattagagcttcatcctcatgaattaagttgaatggctaaattgattgcctaggtctcaataTAGATGAATGTatcaaaattcaagtagacctatgcacttgcagtttaaatcaaaagtcattccaacttgggGCCTCTCACATTTTGTAAATCATaaaaaagaggcaaatataggcttagaactcttaaagaaatatctattgtgaccttttggtcctctaagctgaaAGCATCTAAAGCCAAGATAtgtatcattgaaaatcttaatacacttggctaaagaacctgaaaaataagaaaagacataaaatgaattagcacataactcagggggagcatatattccttcatatctatattcattaaatgctctgaatttttatttatgcttatacgcttgtatgcctttgtgagaacaactctacattaatctcataactatccattatTAGCTATTGCtcatatcatctattggatagttcatttctcttatgagttgttgattgaactactagaaagcatgtCTGTGTtaaaagcctcctgcatggcggatgcagtcatgttatttgcatgctagttgtggatattaggttgttgcttacTTTATATgttttatctgttgaaaacaacctaCTATCAGacacaggttttatgggaaaatgtcctatatacaaacggcatgctgccgaaatttcgccagaattttcctatataaaaccttgtgttaaagatgattatgataaaattaacgttaaaatatttttgaaaaatgagtgaaaaataattgaaaattaaatttcatccttacataatcatcaagcACTTAGAGAGCTGAGCACCTACCCTATAAaaagaacttataggactcaTATACATCACTAtcatttattgaaatattaaggctcttctaatatccatgaacattatatcctacacgtaaagttctatgatttgatatgaaatgttcttgggtcattaATTGCATAGAATGTCTTAATATCTATTTTCGATGCAATTAttgtctatagggatgactatactaattagagataaatattgttaataaatatccagtatagttgttaaataatggtttgtgtgctcacttatactttgatactttcaatgaaatcaatctcttgcaaagtataagtaatttatagtatctaagcaataattcaaattgatagggggagaaTCTAAActtaaaatgtctatcatattatgctcacaaacttttaaggcttagatatgttttaaatatgtggcttgtgcttaaataaaataatatttgtgaaaatcttaagctAATGTTCACTGcgttgccacatgttgtttgtgttcgTGATATGATCATTACTTTAAAGCGTTTGacatttttaggatcattatggttttggttttctagttatacttttgtatgtgtataattgacaatctagaaaatttgtgcttgtttgttttaaatatatatatatatatatatatatatatatgtatgtatgtatatacacacatatatatacatatatatttatttacatataccttttggcaagaactaattccaaaactaaattttttctctcttaccttattattattattattattattattattattattattattattattattattatatacatatatggttttaaagtcaTATAACTGGTTCAGCAACTTTGCATAAAATGTATGCGAACTAGTTAAactatgtttatgctcaaacctattttttatgACGCGTgtattcaaattccaattttaaaCCAGTCATTactttatactctatgaatttgtcTGTGCTATGAACTGCATGACTATCCTATCTCTTGAATGACTAAAAATTATAAttctatttatgttttgagaatactgaactggTTGAGTAAGTAGTTATGGAGatcttgtaaatattttacttaatCAGGTCACTTGCATAgagaaatttttgggaaatgttttattttcaaaCAGTATGCTGcctaattttctaaaaacctttttcCAAACACTTCTTgtattcaaattattattttcctatataatTTAATGTCTAATCTAGGCCCTTTtgctgtttccaaaagggggagaagtatgcaagtatttgtcatcatcaaaaagggagagattgttgaccttattggtcatatcccgttttgactatgacaaatactttgatatttaatggttaatgaattgtgtgtaggaccaatcgaaagtatcatatggtgcatgcacacgacacatgaagtgaagacaaAGACCCTAAATGGCATAAAGAAGACAAATACCTTAAAGATctttttgtattgtaatttattattattcaatttgggtctataatagtaattaggaaaaatggtctgtcataataattaatgtcttacctgcatggtaggatggataagctcaagaccttagaaatggtcttaggacactcactattgGACATGTATGTGTTAGACGtttgaatagggtgtttattGCGTAAAATATGattgaaatgcacaaaatgtgcacactcggttgACCGACCCATCAAGTGTATTttcagcctggtcgaccgaaccagtgccgggtcaatagtttgaccatgcctcgatcgactgaacttcCCAGTTCATTAcctgtcagtcgaccgaaccctgatCGAGTCAATAGATTGACCATaactcggttgaccaaacttatatagttcatttatacccGGTCGATCAAACCCCCCTGGGaatcaactttttgaccacctggtcgactgagcccaaaatgtactccaactctcttgtcgaccgagggtccttgggagatgtCCCAATGCTATGGTTGACCAAACTATCCAGTTCAAATcttttcggttgaccgaacctcactAATTTGAAAAATCACCCTTGGACATACATGTCTGGTCGACTGAatgggcagttcatttttggctcggtcgaccgaacctcaagaacttcggccaactaaacttgtcctggtcgaccggtgctctcgagttgccccatatttttttaccgcggttaacttttctaaatggggttaattagggttaaattggtttaaaacaatattaataataccctacatatactcctaacggctataatttttcttATCCCTATATATAGGccttcatttgaaaaaattagcatgagattaacaaaataattagcaaaCATCCTTTGAATCTCAAAAAGCCCATTTTTGCATATTCAAGCCATATACTACTCTTCTTACTCGTTCATATTGAAAATACTtgtttgtaagagtattcttgtgcttatctcaccaagcttaaactctcttttggttgctctgattgagatttatttttgaTAGAGAGTAAGCTTCAAGTTCTCCTAGAGGGCTTCATAAATAaaccttccataggaaaacttcttagagcttctgagttttgaatttttcattgcaacactcaagagttcatattgggTTTTGGTTGTGaacaatattttacaaatcatttttcaaatatctcttgtgctaatattttagaaatatatattttgagatatttgcttgaatACTTAAAGAGCTTTGTTGTTATACctattgattgagattatcattttattacaaaaatcaaaCAAATAGTTTACAAACAATttctgaatatctcttgtggtttacattgagaaatattatttgttgagatatttgaagtgtgcttgtgatctttgtttgtgcattgtgattgaaacattattttgacacaaaggtCATATCacttgcactctcatgcactgattgaaATATTCGCATAATCATTTGAAAGTAGAAACTTAGACTACACTAAGCTTATCAAATCATATCTTGTTGTAGTGTAATGATTATATTTTGCGTATTGGGTatatatctgttttacatgaaaacacaatcactgtaccatttgtttGAGTGAAtattattgtatttccaggcgtggcctgagggggcagtaatctagtGCGGTAAGGATTGTGAAGGTTGAGGTTAaccttgtgttaattgacctgattgtaaaggttgaagtcagccctgtgctaattgacctaattgtttaggtgctgctccacctgttaagtgactCTATAGTGGtgatccttgtacttgttagccaaggcggggatgtaagcaatttggccgaacctcaataacatttctgggtgtcatctcctttactgttttattgtgcatgcttgattagatttctattgcaatttaaatttcattgtatatttgtattgatttattttacatgcattagattgaccttaagcttgtgtaatattgttgaTTAGTAGATTGACctaagggataaaatttttaaatactaattcacctccctcttgggattgcaccaaaactaacaatattcttgttagagagggatctccacctgagaaggagagagatTGTAACTTTGCCTACTAAAAAAATTGAGATGTCATCTTCAATATGTTTCAACTTCATCATTCCTTGTATCTTTTAGCTCAAACTTTATTCAAGTTCTTCCAATACTCGATCTTGATCACATGAAAGCATTTGGGCCTTGAACTATATTTAAACAAACATTTTAagtatcattgatttgttatcatcaaaataagatttaagCTTTGTTAGACCAACAATTCTCAAATCTCAACAATGTTATTCTGCATTATTTAAAAGAACTTGCACATTTTATATAATGACAAAATATTGTCGATAAATTTAACCACTTTTTGGTCTTGATTTAGAATTATATGGCCACAATATTTTTGATTTAATTATTGCACATGATATATAATGACAAAATATTATCGATAAATTTAACCACTTTCGAGTCTTCATTTAGAATTATATGGTCACAATATTTTTGATTTAATTATTCACCATGAAGAATTCTGcctttgataaatttattttaaacatgGCATGAATAAACATGCTCATATATGTagtaaaatttggaaatagtcATTCTTTGTTTATTTCATattcataaaatttataaatttttttgtttccAATTCATTAATTCTTGGTTATAGTTAATTTGCAAATATAAAATTATGACTTCAATTTGAAATTTACAAAATCGCTACATATTGAAGACAACAATTTAATTAGCACCTAATACTTTGATTTTCTCATAAGCAACTAACTAACTAACTAACTAACTCGTACAAGAAATTATTAAGGCTGGTTTtcataattattacaattttttttttcctcaatcTTTATTTGTAAGGATGCAGCTATATTAAGAGTGTAGCTCTAATTTACAACCAAGTATTATAATTTTAGTACCACACAAATTAATTTGGTGCATAActtcaatttaataattaggtCAAAATACACAAGTTAGTAATTGAATTCATGAAAAAACATTCGCGAatataaacatttttaaaatatttgatatttacatattTAACAACCAACTTATATTGACCACTTCCTTGCCTATTTCGTGACCTCAACCACCATCATCGCCATTATTAATTAGGGCAATGAATTTTCTAAGTTTCTTCCATGCCTCTCCAAATCATAAATCTCCAGCTCATCTTATCTCGCTTCGGGGTTCATGATTTCGGAAAACACGATCCCTGTCATCCCCCTGTCGGTGTCGCTACTTGCAGCCCCCACAGAGGCACTTTCCCCAACGCTGCTCGGAGTCATTAACCAACTGCTACCCGACGTCGTTCCATCACTAGAATAAAATGCAACATTTTCCCTCGGGTCCAATTTGATCATCTGCTCCCCACCCTCCTGCAGCGACATCGCAAACTCAAGGCTCCCCACCACATCGCCCATCGACGGCCGTCTGATCCCCTCATCAACCAAGCAATTCACTGCGATCTCCCCGTATATCTTCAAGCACTCCGAAGCTATCTGGCCGTTCAAATGTGGGTCCACGATCTGTTCGAGCGTTCCGCTTTGGTAGCAAATTCGGCCCCACTCGGCCAAACTCACTTGTTCCTTCGGCAGGGTTTGATTCAGTGGTGGTCGACCGCATAGAACCTCTAACAGTACCACGCCAAAAGAGTACACGTCAGACTTCTCCGTCAACTGCTGACGCCGGAAATACTCCGGATCCAAATACCCGAAGCTACCCTTAACCACGGTCGTGACGTGGGCATTGGCCGCGTTGTTGGGCCCCATTTTGGACAACCCGAAATCTGAAACCTTTGCCACCCATTTTGAATCCAACAAGATGTTTGTGGTCTTCACGTCGCGGTGAATGATCGTGCGCTTCGCACCTGCATGAAGATAGTGCAGCCCGCGGGCAGCACCCAGGCAGATTGCGAGGCGTTGCTTCCACGTCAACGGAGCATTGTCAGTTTTGTAGAGATGGTCGCGAAGGGACCCACGCGAAAAGTAGTCGTACACCAGGATCATCTCGCCGCCGTCGTTGCAGAAACCGATGAGAGAGACGAGATGGACGTGGCGGAGCTGTGAAAGCATCTCGATCTCCGTCCTGAATTCGTGGGCACCCTGTCGTGACCCTGGTTTCAGCCGCTTGATGGCGACGGTGGTGGCGCCGCCGTCGATGTGCCCCTTGTAGACGTCGCCGAAGCCTCCGACTCCGATGACCAGAGCACTCTCGAAGTCCTTCGTCGCCGCTCTAATTTCCGACAGTGAAAAGTGTCGGCACAGACCGATCGGCAGTGATTGATCCTTGGCCGGCAATAAAGTGTCACTGCTGGAGACCGACTCGTCCTCCGCTCGCTTACGCTGCCGAATAACGAAGACCCAAATGAGAAAGAGCGCCAAAATCAAAGAAAACGCAGCAGCAGCGGCTGCGATGGTTTTTGTTCTCATCTTTGCGTTCTCGCGACCGGAAAAGGAAATTCCTGCATTAAATGGGGGTGGAGTAAGAGGAGTTGGGTTTGGGTTTGGACCAGCGAGACTGTCGTAGGAGTTGCTGATCTTGAAGACCTCGAGTCCGTTAAGGATGGCATCAGAGTATTTTGTCCTTGACTCCGCATTAGGGTGTAATGCTACATACAGGCTCTCCTGGTTTTGCAAGGACACCGCGTAGTCTTTGTACACAGGGACGCCGTTTCCTCCGCTCCACGAGATCACGTCCGCATATGGCTCAGCTGTTTGATTGGCAATATATATGTGAAACTCTCTGTCGCTCTCTTTTGTAACATTGGGTTCGAACTCGCAGAAATGAAGCCTAACCAAGTAATTGAACCCGGGGTCGACGGGCAGTTTCCAGGTGAGATTGTAGCTCAAGTTCTTGGTTTTGTTCATGCCCATGGACCGGGCGGTGCGGTATACCTCGACCGGCGCACTGTAATTAGCTATGATCCCGAAACTGGGTTGAATCGACGAGTTGAGAGGAAGAACGCCAGGGAGTTCAGGCGGCAAGAAGTCGTCGTCTCGAGACCACTCCCTGTACATGCCGGTGTCATTTGGGGGGGAAATATCTTTCCCACCCACGTTTAATCTGTAAACCGTCTCGAGAGCAAACTTATTTTCAACACGGAAAAAGTTCTGTTGGCCGACGAATTTGATTCCTGAGGAGTTCGTGGCGCTGTAGTAAAGATTGCTAGGCATGGGTACTATTTCAATTCCATTGATGAAGGCATAGGAATCTGGAGGAGTTGGAGATGGGGAAAACGTTATGTTCAACGTTTCATCTTTTTCCACGTTGATGCAAAATTCTCGGAACATGACCTCCGATTTTAGGTGATCAACGGTGAGAGCAACGCTGAAGTTGCGAAGAAGGGTGAAGTGGTTGGCTTGAACAGAGAAAAAGGCTTTAGAGCGGTCAAAATTACCTGGGTATGAAGCCGGGAAGAAGTGCAGGCGAATGAATTTTTGGCCAGCGGTGACCGGGAATATATAGCGGAATTCGTGACCGGAGATCCTTGCGGTGGAGTAGGGGATTTGGCTGGCTGTGCGGGGAGGTTGAGTTGCAGAAGAGGCGACTGAGACTTTCGGTTTTGAACGTTCTTCTAAGGTGAAGAGACTGGAGGTTTCGGTGT
It encodes the following:
- the LOC131160203 gene encoding receptor-like protein kinase FERONIA; the encoded protein is MKNKASKSNISCTSALLIHNIYLCPTFLLCHFLIYVAGDFQKFTTENITIDCGSSGNVSNWQDHRMWTGDTETSSLFTLEERSKPKVSVASSATQPPRTASQIPYSTARISGHEFRYIFPVTAGQKFIRLHFFPASYPGNFDRSKAFFSVQANHFTLLRNFSVALTVDHLKSEVMFREFCINVEKDETLNITFSPSPTPPDSYAFINGIEIVPMPSNLYYSATNSSGIKFVGQQNFFRVENKFALETVYRLNVGGKDISPPNDTGMYREWSRDDDFLPPELPGVLPLNSSIQPSFGIIANYSAPVEVYRTARSMGMNKTKNLSYNLTWKLPVDPGFNYLVRLHFCEFEPNVTKESDREFHIYIANQTAEPYADVISWSGGNGVPVYKDYAVSLQNQESLYVALHPNAESRTKYSDAILNGLEVFKISNSYDSLAGPNPNPTPLTPPPFNAGISFSGRENAKMRTKTIAAAAAAFSLILALFLIWVFVIRQRKRAEDESVSSSDTLLPAKDQSLPIGLCRHFSLSEIRAATKDFESALVIGVGGFGDVYKGHIDGGATTVAIKRLKPGSRQGAHEFRTEIEMLSQLRHVHLVSLIGFCNDGGEMILVYDYFSRGSLRDHLYKTDNAPLTWKQRLAICLGAARGLHYLHAGAKRTIIHRDVKTTNILLDSKWVAKVSDFGLSKMGPNNAANAHVTTVVKGSFGYLDPEYFRRQQLTEKSDVYSFGVVLLEVLCGRPPLNQTLPKEQVSLAEWGRICYQSGTLEQIVDPHLNGQIASECLKIYGEIAVNCLVDEGIRRPSMGDVVGSLEFAMSLQEGGEQMIKLDPRENVAFYSSDGTTSGSSWLMTPSSVGESASVGAASSDTDRGMTGIVFSEIMNPEAR